The following are encoded together in the Zingiber officinale cultivar Zhangliang chromosome 8A, Zo_v1.1, whole genome shotgun sequence genome:
- the LOC122007899 gene encoding amino acid permease 6-like isoform X1 has product MKRSQHLRGIHCQFAMAGEALGKSTTIKESFEIAVGDRSRDEFIDDDDGRANRTGTLMTASAHIITAVIGSGVLSLAWALAQLGWIAGPIVLFVFALITWFCSILLADCYRSSQGKRSHSYKDAVRANLGSVYCKFCGLAQYTNLIGVSIGYTITTAISMGAIKRSDCFHKNGHDAAACEGSTTTDMIIFASIEIVLSQLPNFHKLWWLSIVAAIMSVSYSTIGLGLSVAKIAEGPHARTSLTGVTVGEDVSASEKVWRTFQSLGNIAFAYSYSNVLIEIQDTLKSSPPENQVMKKATSIGVFTTTIFYMLCGILGYAAFGNSAPGNFLTGFGFYDPFWLVDLANVCIAIHLIGAYQVFAQPLYQFIETWSRNQWPDSHFITSEHVVKVPLLGDCPLSFFRIIWRTLYVIATAAVAMIFPFFNDFLGLIGALSFWPLTVFFPVEMYIVRARIPKFSSTWIWLKILSAICLLVSLVAACGSVQGLIHSLRHYQPFKSS; this is encoded by the exons ATGAAAAGGTCACAACACTTGAGAGGCATCCATTGCCAATTTGCCATGGCAGGAGAAGCGCTGGGCAAGTCGACCACCATAAAGGAGTCCTTCGAGATCGCCGTGGGTGACCGTTCTCGTGACGAGTTCATCGACGACGACGACGGCCGTGCCAATCGTACAG GGACACTGATGACCGCAAGCGCTCACATCATCACCGCGGTGATCGGGTCGGGAGTTCTGTCGCTGGCCTGGGCCTTGGCACAGTTGGGTTGGATCGCCGGACCCATCGTCCTTTTCGTCTTCGCTCTCATCACCTGGTTCTGCTCCATCCTGCTTGCAGACTGCTACAGGAGCTCTCAGGGGAAGAGAAGCCACAGTTACAAAGACGCTGTCAGAGCCAATCTAG GGAGCGTTTACTGTAAGTTCTGCGGATTGGCACAGTATACAAATCTGATTGGAGTTTCCATTGGCTACACTATCACAACAGCTATTAGCATGGG gGCGATCAAAAGGTCCGACTGCTTCCACAAGAACGGGCACGATGCGGCGGCATGTGAGGGGTCGACGACGACGGACATGATTATCTTCGCGAGCATAGAAATAGTGCTCTCCCAGTTGCCTAATTTCCACAAGCTCTGGTGGCTCTCCATTGTGGCAGCCATCATGTCCGTCTCTTACTCCACCATCGGCCTCGGCCTCTCCGTGGCCAAAATAGCAG AGGGACCTCATGCGAGGACCAGTCTCACAGGAGTGACGGTAGGCGAGGACGTTTCAGCAAGTGAAAAAGTGTGGAGAACATTTCAGTCTCTCGGAAACATAGCCTTTGCCTACTCTTACTCCAATGTTCTCATCGAGATTCAG GATACTCTGAAATCGAGCCCTCCGGAGAACCAGGTGATGAAGAAGGCTACCTCCATAGGAGTTTTCACCACCACTATTTTCTACATGTTGTGTGGAATTCTGGGCTATGCGGCCTTTGGAAATAGTGCACCAGGCAACTTCTTAACTGGATTCGGGTTCTATGATCCATTTTGGCTTGTTGACCTTGCCAACGTCTGCATTGCCATTCATCTCATCGGTGCTTACCAG GTCTTCGCCCAACCACTGTACCAGTTCATCGAAACTTGGAGCAGAAACCAGTGGCCTGATAGCCACTTCATAACATCAGAACACGTTGTCAAAGTTCCACTGCTGGGTGATTGCCCCCTCAGTTTCTTTCGGATAATCTGGAGAACCCTTTATGTCATTGCCACAGCTGCTGTTGCTATGATTTTCCCTTTCTTCAATGATTTCTTGGGTCTGATAGGAGCTCTTTCATTCTGGCCGCTGACTGTATTTTTCCCTGTGGAGATGTACATAGTACGAGCAAGAATTCCAAAGTTCTCTTCAACATGGATTTGGCTAAAGATCCTGAGCGCCATCTGCTTGCTAGTGTCACTGGTGGCTGCCTGTGGGTCTGTTCAAGGACTTATTCATAGCCTTCGACATTATCAACCTTTCAAAAGCTCCTGA
- the LOC122007899 gene encoding amino acid permease 6-like isoform X2 translates to MTASAHIITAVIGSGVLSLAWALAQLGWIAGPIVLFVFALITWFCSILLADCYRSSQGKRSHSYKDAVRANLGSVYCKFCGLAQYTNLIGVSIGYTITTAISMGAIKRSDCFHKNGHDAAACEGSTTTDMIIFASIEIVLSQLPNFHKLWWLSIVAAIMSVSYSTIGLGLSVAKIAEGPHARTSLTGVTVGEDVSASEKVWRTFQSLGNIAFAYSYSNVLIEIQDTLKSSPPENQVMKKATSIGVFTTTIFYMLCGILGYAAFGNSAPGNFLTGFGFYDPFWLVDLANVCIAIHLIGAYQVFAQPLYQFIETWSRNQWPDSHFITSEHVVKVPLLGDCPLSFFRIIWRTLYVIATAAVAMIFPFFNDFLGLIGALSFWPLTVFFPVEMYIVRARIPKFSSTWIWLKILSAICLLVSLVAACGSVQGLIHSLRHYQPFKSS, encoded by the exons ATGACCGCAAGCGCTCACATCATCACCGCGGTGATCGGGTCGGGAGTTCTGTCGCTGGCCTGGGCCTTGGCACAGTTGGGTTGGATCGCCGGACCCATCGTCCTTTTCGTCTTCGCTCTCATCACCTGGTTCTGCTCCATCCTGCTTGCAGACTGCTACAGGAGCTCTCAGGGGAAGAGAAGCCACAGTTACAAAGACGCTGTCAGAGCCAATCTAG GGAGCGTTTACTGTAAGTTCTGCGGATTGGCACAGTATACAAATCTGATTGGAGTTTCCATTGGCTACACTATCACAACAGCTATTAGCATGGG gGCGATCAAAAGGTCCGACTGCTTCCACAAGAACGGGCACGATGCGGCGGCATGTGAGGGGTCGACGACGACGGACATGATTATCTTCGCGAGCATAGAAATAGTGCTCTCCCAGTTGCCTAATTTCCACAAGCTCTGGTGGCTCTCCATTGTGGCAGCCATCATGTCCGTCTCTTACTCCACCATCGGCCTCGGCCTCTCCGTGGCCAAAATAGCAG AGGGACCTCATGCGAGGACCAGTCTCACAGGAGTGACGGTAGGCGAGGACGTTTCAGCAAGTGAAAAAGTGTGGAGAACATTTCAGTCTCTCGGAAACATAGCCTTTGCCTACTCTTACTCCAATGTTCTCATCGAGATTCAG GATACTCTGAAATCGAGCCCTCCGGAGAACCAGGTGATGAAGAAGGCTACCTCCATAGGAGTTTTCACCACCACTATTTTCTACATGTTGTGTGGAATTCTGGGCTATGCGGCCTTTGGAAATAGTGCACCAGGCAACTTCTTAACTGGATTCGGGTTCTATGATCCATTTTGGCTTGTTGACCTTGCCAACGTCTGCATTGCCATTCATCTCATCGGTGCTTACCAG GTCTTCGCCCAACCACTGTACCAGTTCATCGAAACTTGGAGCAGAAACCAGTGGCCTGATAGCCACTTCATAACATCAGAACACGTTGTCAAAGTTCCACTGCTGGGTGATTGCCCCCTCAGTTTCTTTCGGATAATCTGGAGAACCCTTTATGTCATTGCCACAGCTGCTGTTGCTATGATTTTCCCTTTCTTCAATGATTTCTTGGGTCTGATAGGAGCTCTTTCATTCTGGCCGCTGACTGTATTTTTCCCTGTGGAGATGTACATAGTACGAGCAAGAATTCCAAAGTTCTCTTCAACATGGATTTGGCTAAAGATCCTGAGCGCCATCTGCTTGCTAGTGTCACTGGTGGCTGCCTGTGGGTCTGTTCAAGGACTTATTCATAGCCTTCGACATTATCAACCTTTCAAAAGCTCCTGA
- the LOC122007990 gene encoding pyruvate kinase isozyme A, chloroplastic-like isoform X1: MAAAAFAFYPHFSPRNPVARSKSRRTPIPFPGHRASYVGGRCTDIRAKCALQTGRFSFDVASEMQLKARGFMGMRKTKLVCTIGPACCSEEQLERLAMEGMNIARLNMCHSTREWHRNAIQAIRRLNEEKGFCISVMIDTAGSDFPMLDHGSASSIKTEDGSLWLFTTQKLEGYPFTIQVSAEGFSEGILVGDELVIDGGMATFEVVEKIENDLHCRCTNPGLLLPQAKLSFWRNGKLVTWNTTLHALKAKDWKDIDFGIAEGVDFISISFVNDASDIKHLKSYLSSRSVEFTGVLAKIESLKSLEHLQDIIEASDGIIIARGDLGVQVSLEEIPAIQLRITQLCRQLNKPVIVASQLLESMVEYPIPTRAEKVADVSEGVRQYADGLMLSGESAIGLFAEKALSVMKITSEQMELSSRRELCQSFIHQPLLAESSVGKIAEQICKSAVEMANNLGVDAIFVYTKRGQMASLLSRNRPNPPIFAFTDDAGARKAMTLLWGVFPLETHFSDDMESNFEEITRLLKVRGCLKLGDLILVVCDSDVGGFDVLPLFQSIQIRAIV, translated from the exons ATGGCGGCTGCCGCCTTTGCGTTCTATCCCCACTTCTCGCCGAGGAACCCCGTCGCTCGTTCCAAGTCACGCCGCACTCCCATTCCGTTTCCCGGCCATCGGGCATCCTACGTCGGTGGGCGTTGCACTGACATCCGAGCGAAGTGCGCTTTGCAGACGGGGAGATTCTCCTTCGATGTGGCTTCTGAGATGCAGCTGAAGGCGAGGGGGTTCATGGGGATGAGGAAGACGAAGCTGGTATGCACGATCGGCCCTGCGTGCTGCTCGGAGGAACAGCTGGAGAGGCTTGCCATGGAGGGAATGAACATTGCGAGGCTCAACATGTGCCACAGCACCCGCGAGTGGCACAGGAATGCGATACAAGCAATCAGAAGGCTGAATGAGGAGAAAGGATTCTGCATCTCCGTGATGATTGATACAGCGGGAAGTGACTTTCCGATGCTCGATCATGGAAGCGCTTCCTCCATcaaaactgag GATGGATCACTATGGTTGTTTACAACTCAGAAACTGGAGGGTTATCCATTCACCATCCAAGTGAGTGCAGAAGGATTTTCAGAAG GAATATTGGTGGGTGATGAGCTTGTGATAGATGGCGGGATGGCAACCTTTGAAGTTGTTgagaaaattgaaaatgatttaCATTGCAGATGCACGAATCCTGGCTTGCTTTTACCTCAAGCTAAATTATCATTTTGGAGGAATGGAAAGCTTGTTACATGGAACACAACTTTGCATGCTTTGAAGGCGAAG GACTGGAAAGATATTGACTTTGGAATTGCTGAAGGAGTTGATTTTATTTCCATTTCATTCGTGAATGACGCAAGTGATATCAAGCATTTGAAGAGTTATCTGTCTTCTAGATCTGTCGA ATTCACAGGCGTCCTAGCAAAAATTGAAAGCCTCAAATCTCTTGAACATCTACAGGATATCATAGAGGCTTCTGATGGGATAATTATAGCACGTGGTGATCTTGGAGTTCAGGTTTCACTTGAAGAAATCCCAGCTATTCAACTGAGAATTACTCAGTTATGTAGGCAATTGAACAAGCCTGTAATAGTGGCTTCTCAGCTACTTGAGTCCATGGTTGAATACCCAATTCCTACAAGAGCTGAG AAGGTAGCAGATGTTTCAGAAGGTGTGAGGCAGTACGCAGACGGTTTAATGTTGTCTGGCGAGTCAGCAATTGGATTATTTGCTGAAAAGGCTCTCTCAGTAATGAAAATAACTAGTGAACAGATGGAGTTGTCAAGTCGTCGGGAATTATGCCAAAGCTTTATCCATCAACCGTTACTTGCTGAATCTTCAGTTGGCAAGATTGCTGAGCAAATTTGCAAATCTGCTGTCGAAATGG CAAACAACCTTGGTGTGGATGCTATTTTTGTATACACAAAGCGTGGACAAATGGCATCACTTCTGTCACGGAACCGTCCAAATCCTCCCATTTTCGCTTTCACAGATGATGCTGGTGCTAGAAAAGCAATGACTCTGTTATGGGGAGTTTTCCCACTTGAGACCCATTTCTCAGATGACATGGAatctaattttgaagaaattACTCGTCTTCTGAAGGTTAGAGGTTGCCTAAAATTAGGTGACTTGATTCTGGTGGTGTGTGACTCTGATGTGGGTGGTTTTGATGTATTGCCTTTGTTCCAGTCCATTCAAATTAGGGCAATTGTTTAG
- the LOC122007990 gene encoding pyruvate kinase isozyme A, chloroplastic-like isoform X2 translates to MAAAAFAFYPHFSPRNPVARSKSRRTPIPFPGHRASYVGGRCTDIRAKCALQTGRFSFDVASEMQLKARGFMGMRKTKLVCTIGPACCSEEQLERLAMEGMNIARLNMCHSTREWHRNAIQAIRRLNEEKGFCISVMIDTAGSDFPMLDHGSASSIKTEDGSLWLFTTQKLEGYPFTIQVSAEGFSEGILVGDELVIDGGMATFEVVEKIENDLHCRCTNPGLLLPQAKLSFWRNGKLVTWNTTLHALKAKDWKDIDFGIAEGVDFISISFVNDASDIKHLKSYLSSRSVEFTGVLAKIESLKSLEHLQDIIEASDGIIIARGDLGVQVSLEEIPAIQLRITQLCRQLNKPVIVASQLLESMVEYPIPTRAEVADVSEGVRQYADGLMLSGESAIGLFAEKALSVMKITSEQMELSSRRELCQSFIHQPLLAESSVGKIAEQICKSAVEMANNLGVDAIFVYTKRGQMASLLSRNRPNPPIFAFTDDAGARKAMTLLWGVFPLETHFSDDMESNFEEITRLLKVRGCLKLGDLILVVCDSDVGGFDVLPLFQSIQIRAIV, encoded by the exons ATGGCGGCTGCCGCCTTTGCGTTCTATCCCCACTTCTCGCCGAGGAACCCCGTCGCTCGTTCCAAGTCACGCCGCACTCCCATTCCGTTTCCCGGCCATCGGGCATCCTACGTCGGTGGGCGTTGCACTGACATCCGAGCGAAGTGCGCTTTGCAGACGGGGAGATTCTCCTTCGATGTGGCTTCTGAGATGCAGCTGAAGGCGAGGGGGTTCATGGGGATGAGGAAGACGAAGCTGGTATGCACGATCGGCCCTGCGTGCTGCTCGGAGGAACAGCTGGAGAGGCTTGCCATGGAGGGAATGAACATTGCGAGGCTCAACATGTGCCACAGCACCCGCGAGTGGCACAGGAATGCGATACAAGCAATCAGAAGGCTGAATGAGGAGAAAGGATTCTGCATCTCCGTGATGATTGATACAGCGGGAAGTGACTTTCCGATGCTCGATCATGGAAGCGCTTCCTCCATcaaaactgag GATGGATCACTATGGTTGTTTACAACTCAGAAACTGGAGGGTTATCCATTCACCATCCAAGTGAGTGCAGAAGGATTTTCAGAAG GAATATTGGTGGGTGATGAGCTTGTGATAGATGGCGGGATGGCAACCTTTGAAGTTGTTgagaaaattgaaaatgatttaCATTGCAGATGCACGAATCCTGGCTTGCTTTTACCTCAAGCTAAATTATCATTTTGGAGGAATGGAAAGCTTGTTACATGGAACACAACTTTGCATGCTTTGAAGGCGAAG GACTGGAAAGATATTGACTTTGGAATTGCTGAAGGAGTTGATTTTATTTCCATTTCATTCGTGAATGACGCAAGTGATATCAAGCATTTGAAGAGTTATCTGTCTTCTAGATCTGTCGA ATTCACAGGCGTCCTAGCAAAAATTGAAAGCCTCAAATCTCTTGAACATCTACAGGATATCATAGAGGCTTCTGATGGGATAATTATAGCACGTGGTGATCTTGGAGTTCAGGTTTCACTTGAAGAAATCCCAGCTATTCAACTGAGAATTACTCAGTTATGTAGGCAATTGAACAAGCCTGTAATAGTGGCTTCTCAGCTACTTGAGTCCATGGTTGAATACCCAATTCCTACAAGAGCTGAG GTAGCAGATGTTTCAGAAGGTGTGAGGCAGTACGCAGACGGTTTAATGTTGTCTGGCGAGTCAGCAATTGGATTATTTGCTGAAAAGGCTCTCTCAGTAATGAAAATAACTAGTGAACAGATGGAGTTGTCAAGTCGTCGGGAATTATGCCAAAGCTTTATCCATCAACCGTTACTTGCTGAATCTTCAGTTGGCAAGATTGCTGAGCAAATTTGCAAATCTGCTGTCGAAATGG CAAACAACCTTGGTGTGGATGCTATTTTTGTATACACAAAGCGTGGACAAATGGCATCACTTCTGTCACGGAACCGTCCAAATCCTCCCATTTTCGCTTTCACAGATGATGCTGGTGCTAGAAAAGCAATGACTCTGTTATGGGGAGTTTTCCCACTTGAGACCCATTTCTCAGATGACATGGAatctaattttgaagaaattACTCGTCTTCTGAAGGTTAGAGGTTGCCTAAAATTAGGTGACTTGATTCTGGTGGTGTGTGACTCTGATGTGGGTGGTTTTGATGTATTGCCTTTGTTCCAGTCCATTCAAATTAGGGCAATTGTTTAG